The Lipingzhangella halophila genome segment ACCAGCAACGCCGTGTGTCCCGCGTTTGTGCGCACCCCCATGACCGAGCGCTCGGTATCAAGGATCGTCGAGCGCACTGGCCGGGACGGTCGGCAGGCCGAGGCCGCCCTCGCGTCCAGCGCCCCTCTGGGGCGGCTGGTGGAACCGGAGGAGGTGGCCGCCGCGGTCACCTATCTCACCAGCGCCGAGTCCGCGGCCGTGAACGGCCAGTCCCTGAACCTCGACGGAGGAGGAATCCAAAGGTGAGCTCGTTTCGCGCGTCCGCTCCCCTCACCGAGAACTGGGAGCACTTCGATGTGGCCCGCACCGACGGGGTGACCACGGTGACGTTGAACCGTCCGGAGAAGCTGAACGCCCTGACCTTCGACTCCTATGCGGACCTGCGGGACCTGCTCGTGGAGTTGCCGCACCGGGACGACACGCGGGTGCTCGTCCTCCAGGGGGAGGGCCGCGGCTTCTGCTCCGGCGGCGACGTCAACGAGATCATCGCCGAGACCCTCAAGATGGACCCCGACGACCTGCTCGCCTTCACCAGGATGACCGGCGAGGTCGTCAAGGCGATGCGGGAGTGCCCGGTACCGGTCATCGCGCGTGTCCACGGCATCGCCGCGGGGGCGGGGTCCGTACTCGCTCTGGCGTCGGACTTCCGGGTCGTCGCGCGGTCGGCGCGGTTCGCCTTTCTCTTCACACGCGTCGGGTTGTCCGGAGCGGACATGGGTGCCGCCTACCTCCTGCCGCGTGTGGTGGGCCTTGGCCATGCGACGAAGCTGCTGATGCTCGGCGACACCGTGCCGGCTCCGGAGGCCGACCGCTACGGGTTGGTCAGCGAGCTGGTCGAGGACGACGAGTTGGACGATGCCGTCAGCACGCTGGCCACCCGGCTGGCCCAAGGGCCGGCGTTCGGCTATGCCCAGACCAAGGCCCTGCTCTCCCGGGAGCTGGACATGAACCTGTCCGGGGCGATCGAGCTGGAGGCCATGACGCAGGCCCTGCTGATGAAAAGCGCCGACTACGCCGAGTTCCACGCCGCGTTCACCGGTAAGCGCACCCCAGAGTGGAAAGGACGCTGATGGAGCCAAGTGACACCCCGCCGAGCCCGCACGCGCTGGTCAACCCGGTCGAGCTGGGGCCCGCCGTCGGCTTTGCCCACGCCGTGCTGCCCGCGCCGGGACGCACGGCGTACCTGGGCGGGCAGACGGCCCAGGGGGAGGACGGCCGCATTGTCAGCGAAGGGCTGCCCGAGCAGTTCGACGTCGCGCTGGGGAACGTGGTCACGGCACTGCGGGCGGTTCAGGCATCTCCCGAGCACCTGGTGAGCCTGGCCGTCTACACCACCGACATCGCCACGTACCGGGCGCGGCTGTCCGAGCTCGGCGGGATCTACCGGCGCCATCTGGGTAAGCACTATCCCGCGATGGCGCTGTTCGGCGTGACGGAACTGTTCGACCCGGCGGCGCTCGTGGAGTTGGTGGGAACGGCGGTCGTGCCGGACCCGTAGCCCGGGCGCGGGGCAGTGGGACGGGCCGGCGGCGCGCTCAGGCCGGCGCCGGCCGGTGATGGGGCGGACCGGTGCCGGTCACCGCCCGCACGTGCGCCAGGCTGGGTTCGTGCAGCAGGGTGTGCAGGTCGAAGAAGACCCGCGCGGCGCGGCGGCCCGCCCAGGACGCCGGGAGCAGCTCCGGAGGCAGGCCCGGGTCGAGGAACGGCATCCGCCGCCAGGCATCCACGGCACGCAGGTGGTCGGCGAACGCCGCACCTTCGTGCTCCCTGGTGATGGTCCCGTGGCTTCGCCAGGAGTTGAGC includes the following:
- a CDS encoding enoyl-CoA hydratase family protein; this translates as MSSFRASAPLTENWEHFDVARTDGVTTVTLNRPEKLNALTFDSYADLRDLLVELPHRDDTRVLVLQGEGRGFCSGGDVNEIIAETLKMDPDDLLAFTRMTGEVVKAMRECPVPVIARVHGIAAGAGSVLALASDFRVVARSARFAFLFTRVGLSGADMGAAYLLPRVVGLGHATKLLMLGDTVPAPEADRYGLVSELVEDDELDDAVSTLATRLAQGPAFGYAQTKALLSRELDMNLSGAIELEAMTQALLMKSADYAEFHAAFTGKRTPEWKGR
- a CDS encoding RidA family protein; amino-acid sequence: MEPSDTPPSPHALVNPVELGPAVGFAHAVLPAPGRTAYLGGQTAQGEDGRIVSEGLPEQFDVALGNVVTALRAVQASPEHLVSLAVYTTDIATYRARLSELGGIYRRHLGKHYPAMALFGVTELFDPAALVELVGTAVVPDP